agatgaaaatgtgaacttctctttgttctaaatctTAGCTTAATGTTTCCattgatgtgtttgttgttgtttctcttccacttcagcatcttaaaaagagaaaacaccaGACTTCAATTTATTgtagatattttgttctcatcactTCGTAAATTTTTAAAGCAATATGttataaaactgtaattataatgataataatcaataaggagatcatttattatgttcttgtacatagctgccattctgggttaaactaactgattgtgtggatgaagtgaatctgaacatgaaatcattaaacaagagtcatttaacagactttactgattggatgtgtgaacaatctgaagctttatatcatcaataaagttgttttatttcaagattgaacaaagtattttcttctgtctttatctcaggatctcattgaaagcttctggagaaaatgtgaaactaatatgggagtttatttgaggcaattttcctcctgaaacaccacaaagtacagagttcatgttcagagcagaaCGTTTGTGAGTCAGTCTCTGTACTTTCAGCTTTCTGCACTAAAACAGCTTCATCACAGAGAAATGAGCAGAGTTTTCTATCACTTGTTGCTTTTAACAAACTGAGATTGTTAAAAGCAACAGGCctgaataattattttttaagttgATTTTCATGAAGATGAAAGTTCAGAATGAGGCTGTCATGTTGGTTCAGTGTTTAGCTCTGTCACCTCACAGTCAGTCCAATCCAGACATGATTCAAActtcttgtgactcattttgttCGGGGTTTAATCTCTCAATCCACAAAACCGCCTGCTGTGCTGAagactttctgttatttatgcTTAATAAGCAACAAACAAATGCATCTAAAACTGTCATGATTAGTGTTTCTGACaactgtgattgatttattgaaccaTCACAggtatttttcagatttttatatCCGACAGAAGCTGCTGCCTGGATTTGAGCCTGATATGACCTGTATGGCCTCATCATCAAAATACTTTCCAGCTTGTATCTTTGTCATGACATCATTTGATTGTGCAGGTCAGCTGTGGATGTGGCTACTGTGGCTGCATGCTCACTGTGAACCAAGCACATTAGTTTAtattgtatcattattattactatttatttatatgatctAAACTGTGTATTAAACATGTGAACTGATATATGTAAGGGAACATTTGCttcttaaattaaaacattttagccagtaaatcagattttaaaggTAGAAATTAAACTCATACCTTCACTCAGTctcaatgtatttatttattcattgtccTGAAAATATCAACGTGGATTATTGTGAGTATTTGTCAGGAGAACCTTTGAAGTATTACGTGCAAACTTTAGTGCAGCAGCGACACCTTGTGGCCAAAATGTACAGTGCAATTATATTTAGTTCAATGAACTCCGGTAGAAAATGAAAGTCAGTCCCTCCTTTGTTTTCATTGACCCTCGCTAACTGTTGTCAGTGGGAGATTTATACTTTTTAGCGCTTAAAATAATTAACTGTCAATGACCTTTATAGTAGACAACACGTTCTCGTAATGCTCTAATAATATGGGAAGGAACTGTAACCTTTAACTTAAACATGAATTATCTTTAAGTCTTTCAATAGAAGCAACACAATATATGAAGTAtgagaaaatgtgacatttcGAAGGAATCAAGCTCTCAGGTGAAGGTGTGGGTGGTCCTGAAAAGGACCTTTGAGTTGTTGGTACAAACAGCAGATTTACTTGGAGCTGGTGTACTTGGTGACGGCCTTGGTGCCCTCAGACACGGCGTGTTTGGCCAGCTCACCAGGCAGCAGCAGGCGGACGGCGGTCTGGATCTCCCTGGAGGTGATGGTGGAGCGCTTGTTGTAGTGAGCAAGGCGGGAAGCCTCACCGGCGATGCGCTCAAAGATGTCCCCAACAAAGGAGTTCATGATGCCCATGGCCTTGGAGGAGATACCGGTGTCGGGGTGGACCTGCTTCAGCACCTTGTACACGTAGATGGCGTAGCTCTCCTTCCtggtctttctcttcttcttgccGGTCTTGGTGGCTTTAGACACGGCCTTCTTGGAGCCTTTCTTCGGGGCCTTAACTGGATCAGGCATGGTTAATTCGCTGGATTTTCTCAAACGAATATCTCTCACAGAGCCAAACAGCCTCTATATAGCCATCTGATGCAAACTTCACTGCGCCGTTGCTCACACAGGATTGGTTGAATTCTTGTTAGTGAGACTGAGCATGCGCAACATAAAACACCGCCCAACCTTTGATGAACAATCTGACCGCCTTTTTACTTGGAGAGCTGCCCACCTCATCTGAAGAGTCTCCActgtttataatataatatactgtcCAAAAATCCATAATTATAGAGAAATAAACATATTGTATTTAGATTTAGCATTCCACAAGCTGATATGTTTTATTGACCaatgataaaacattaaaaaatgcatAGATAGGTTTTATTTGATCAATAATTAATCCACAGTTTTTGATGCTATTTCTTCTGAAATAACAATACTTTTCAAAACTAATGTTAATATGAACTTTATTGATTCTCCCATGCTGAACCCAGCTTACACATTAAGATCATGTTTCTCTGCTCCACAAAAAGAATAACAGTGATTCCTTCAgtctttcttttaaatgatgtaCAAAGCATCagtaaatgataataataaccaATAATACTTATAAACTGTGTTTTATCTTAGTTGAAGGAAGTGTTGTTCAaatcattttatacacagaCTAGCtcatgtgtttatatatatgcATAACATACTAATATATAACTTATGATTTGTAGCCCCATTCTCAGTGATGGAAAATAACTATATTAAATGCATTAGTGTACTTTCacacaattttgaggtacttataTTCAATAATTTCCTTTTATGCTACTATTGTGTTTATCATGTAAATATTCTTTAACTCCACAACATGTATGCAGCATGCTTGTGTCAAATAAGCAAAGATGTGATCAagtccaaaaataaacacaagtgtGTAGCAGAACTTCTAATCCCATAATTAGTTTATACTTATATTCAAAGTATTAGTGAATGATTAACTAGCTAATAGTTCTTATATAGTGTCCCTTATCATCATTAGATGTAACTTGAAAactaattaaaattaaacatttaagtaTTTCCATAGAAAGAGTAGTTTGAGTGTTTGTTTAACatattaatgtatttcaatATACACCTTATCGTACAACAGAATAGCTCTTGAGAGGAGTTGGgtggctcttaaaagagcctTTGTGTTTGGAGATCAGCAGGTCAGGATCACGTTTAACCTCCGAAGCCGTACAGAGTGCGTCCCTGCCTCTTCAGAGCATAAACCACATCCATGGCGGTCACGGTCTTTCTCTTGGCATGCTCGGTGTAGGTGACGGCATC
This sequence is a window from Thunnus albacares chromosome 12, fThuAlb1.1, whole genome shotgun sequence. Protein-coding genes within it:
- the LOC122994696 gene encoding histone H2B 3-like; translated protein: MPDPVKAPKKGSKKAVSKATKTGKKKRKTRKESYAIYVYKVLKQVHPDTGISSKAMGIMNSFVGDIFERIAGEASRLAHYNKRSTITSREIQTAVRLLLPGELAKHAVSEGTKAVTKYTSSK